CTTCCCGTGGGGGCACATGTGCGGCGAGGTCATGATCGCCACGGGCGAGACGCCCGAGGCGGTGCGGACGGGCTTCCTGCGAAGGACGGCCTCGGCCTCCTCGCGGCGGTCGTCGGGCGCCTGCGCGAGGATCTCGCCGTTGGTCGGCACCTTCGGCGCGGAGAACTCCGAACAGACCTCCAGCTTCGCGGACTCGACGTCCTCGCGCTCGAGCTCGCCCGAGAGCACGCGGGAGATCAGTTCCTCGCAGACACGCTCGAAGGCCTCGGACTCCGTGGGCTCGACGTCGGTACTCATTCGATCGTCGGAACGTCGGCGGTTGGACGGAATAAGGATGTCGGCCTACGCGTCGGCGGCCAGCGCGGCGGCCTCCTCGACGGTCGCCTCGCGAACGGACTCGCGCTCGCCGATCAGGAAGGACAGCCGGCCGCGGCGGACCCCGGCGGTGAGCACGCCGCCCTCGGGGACGCGCTCGGCGACCCGCTCGCCCAGCTCGCGGACGTCGATCGTCTCGGTGCTTCGGACCTGGAGGTCGGCCTCGTCGAGCCCGACGACGGCCAGCCGGTCGGCCTCCCCATGCAGGTCGCGGAACAGCGCGTCGAGCAGCAGCTCGGTCGGCGGGAAGTCGAAGCGGTGGGTGAAGGCATCCGTATCGAGGGTCGCGACGGTGATCCCCTCGAGCTCGTGGGTCTCGAGGTGCGGGCGCACCGTCTCGAGCTCCTCGTCGAGCTTCGCGCGGAACTGCTCGCTGACGTGCGAAGCGAGGCTGCGGACGTCGTCGTCGCCGGCAAAGAGCAGATCGGCGATGAGCTCGCGTTTGTCCTCGTAGGACTGGTAGTACGCCTCCAGGGCGACGGCCTCGCGCAGCTCGCGGGCGGTGTCGGCGTCGTAGCCCGCCTCGCTCGCGAGCTCGGCGTACGCCTCGGGGGCCTCCTCCCAGTAGCTCACCGCGGGCAGGTGGGCGATCTCCTCACGGACGTCGCCGACGCCGCAGGCGACGTTCGCCGCCAGCACGGTCGTCGTGACCCGGTCGTCGTCCGCCCCGGGGACGACGCCCTCGGTGAGATCGCTCGTCTCGAAGCCGGCGTCGGCGTCGATCACCAGGTGTTCGACGTCGTAGACGTCGAGCAGCTCGATCCCGTCGCGGGACTCGGCGGTGCTGCCGGTGTCGACCAGCACCACGAGCGGGAGCTTCTCGTCGTGGCGCTCGCGGTTGTCGAGCATTCGGGTGACGTCGCTGGTTGCGGCGCCCATGTCGTAGTCCTCGTCCTCGAGGGGCTGGCGGTCGAAGTAGTGATACACCGCGTCGTCGCGGTCGTGTTGCTCGCGGACCAGCGGTAGGACGGCCCGCTCGATCGCCGCGCCGGCGACGTAGCCGTCGGCGGTGGCGCTGTGGCGCAGCACGATCGGCCGGGACTCGATGACGGCCCGCCGGATCGCGCCGGCAGCGTCGGCGATCTCCTCGCGGTGGTCAGCCACCGTCGGGTCCTCGGCGAGGACCTCGATCCCGTCGGGCTGGGCCTCGGCGTCCAGCGCGTCGTCGAGGCGCTGGACGACTGCCTCGGCGTCGGCCTCGACCAGGGGCTTGAGC
The sequence above is a segment of the Halalkalicoccus tibetensis genome. Coding sequences within it:
- a CDS encoding OB-fold nucleic acid binding domain-containing protein, producing MGQCIICGTSVDGVVCRSHQEDVAFRFTGNRPEQLTNGRFYEGSVDGFADFGVFVDIGDSVTGLLHRSELDRRLESLDWDEGDTVYVQVTGVQDNGNVDLAWSIRQSPREFRGEVIDSPEGDHLPDDEGNGSGATEPEPEEAPPTEVDDEPAAEPGDEPEAEADVEAGGEPEGEVETDDEATVEADDEPTAEPESESDGEPADASANGGTDSVGSASTTAEPIETGPPERVTVEGLEESIGERIRIEGRVVDVRQTGGPTIFEVRDETGVAECAAFKEAGVRAYPEVESGDLIRLTGEVERRRGGVQVETESLKPLVEADAEAVVQRLDDALDAEAQPDGIEVLAEDPTVADHREEIADAAGAIRRAVIESRPIVLRHSATADGYVAGAAIERAVLPLVREQHDRDDAVYHYFDRQPLEDEDYDMGAATSDVTRMLDNRERHDEKLPLVVLVDTGSTAESRDGIELLDVYDVEHLVIDADAGFETSDLTEGVVPGADDDRVTTTVLAANVACGVGDVREEIAHLPAVSYWEEAPEAYAELASEAGYDADTARELREAVALEAYYQSYEDKRELIADLLFAGDDDVRSLASHVSEQFRAKLDEELETVRPHLETHELEGITVATLDTDAFTHRFDFPPTELLLDALFRDLHGEADRLAVVGLDEADLQVRSTETIDVRELGERVAERVPEGGVLTAGVRRGRLSFLIGERESVREATVEEAAALAADA